The Gossypium hirsutum isolate 1008001.06 chromosome D02, Gossypium_hirsutum_v2.1, whole genome shotgun sequence region AACCAGCGAAAAAAGTTATCTTCCTCTTGCCAAGTCTGGCTATTCTTTTTCTTGATAGAAGCTATTATTTTATTCTAGTTCTTATGAATTTAACCCATTATAAAATCGATTATCATTTTGAGAGGaaattaattaaacatataataaccATTAGAATTTAGAAGTAGAAAGAAGCATCAAGGTAAAAGGTCAATATCTCcttgaatttctttttttttttaaaaaaaagaggaagCTTGAAAACGCATCCTAAGGTGTAGTGAAGATAAAGCAAAAGGAAAAGGAGAAATATTTAGTCatcaagagagagagagagagagagagagagagagagagagagagagagagagagagagatgtgtGTACAAACCGTGGGGTAATTAGAGTAATCTGGCGAGTATGAAGAGTACCTAAAAGAGTGTGCATGGAAACAAAGTTTAGCAAAATCACTTTAGAGAATCGTAGTTGAAAAATAGaacattttatttaaatcaaaGCAGAAATATGGAATTTGCCTTTATATCCCGGGTATGCATGTGCATTCGCATGCAAAGCATAACATAAGACGCTCTTTTATAtaatataacttatatatatgaaatgtcaTGTGTACATACAAAACATCACATGAGCTGTCatcattatatttgaaatatatagagagagagaacAGATACAGATATGTAAAAGAAGTTAGAGAGAGAAAATGGAATATAATTAATGTCtctaattaattagtttaatggCATGAGAAGCATGCATACCCATAAACATTACAAGGGATCCCTTGTTGGATGGCATAATGAGGGGGAAAGGTTGCTGCCGAAGCAAAAGCTGTTGCAGTTCCGACTCCACCTCCAAACCCTGTTTGAAATGTGCTCATTACCCTAAAATTCCTGCCTGCAACACCAACCCgctttcatatttattaaatattttttttgttaaactaACACAAAtaacaatcataatctttcagtattGCTCCTTTAATGCATGAACACAAATATTATGGACATATTTCAGTATTTAGTAgtactatttttttctttgttctttgtttGCAGAAGTTTACAATAGAACAACAAAATAAAAGACATGAGTTGATCAGGATTTAGTAAATTTCCCATGCAGCATTACGCATAAGTTACGGGATAAGGCTGCTCCATTTTCCATTTTTTGAAGAATATTCTTCACTATATTCCATGGTgaatttttgcatgaaaatggAATGTTGGTTGGGCCCTAgatatcaatttctttttcactgatAACGTTAAACGTATAGTAAACACCTGCTAAACTTGACAATAATTAAGCAACCATAAagcaaaaagaaggaaaaaaacaaagaaagaaatgaCATCACGTATCTTTTACTTCAGATCTGAAATATACATATGCGATCACCTAAAACCTAATAAGTTGAGATAATTCCATAGATCATTTAGAAACAAATAGATTGAAAAGCAAGGAAACGAAGCAGTTGATTACCATGCTTTGGAGTAGAGGGTTTGGATCTTTGAACACCCAAAGAAGCAAGGTTGCAATTAGCCCTTCTCCCATCGATCACAGGAGCAGCATCAACGCAAGCTCTCATGGCGGCATCCGGTTCACGAAACGTTACCTATGATAATAATAATCCAAAACAAAGCAGCACAttttcaatctcatcatctaCTTTGGTTTCACTCTTTTCAAAATCCATCACTAGTGACTAGATCTTTTATTTGCTTGAAGATGAagtgataaaaaatataatatggaaattgaaaaatgaagttaaaaaaaaggTGAGAAGAAAGGAATGAAACCATACAAATCCATAGCCTTTAGATCTGCCAGTGGCCTTATCAGTGATTACGACAGCCTCCAAGATGTCACCGAATTGCTCAAAGTACTTCTTCATGGTATCCTTGTGAGTCTCCCATGCCAGCCCTCCCACAAACACCTTAGatcacgtttggttcgctgtattggattagagatgtattggattagaggtgtaatggaatagaggtgtaatagcaaatcaactgtttggttgaatgtaatggaatagaggcgtaatagtaatcttgtgtttggttgaatggaatagacgtgtaatagcataatggaaaaaactaaaatgactagaatacccttagcataaatttgtcttggtaaatgattattgttattgttatttaaattttaataagattattattatcaataataaataatttaatcatatttaaatataattattattaaatatattttaattaaaatatataatttaataaaattcttaataattaatattctgatatgaatttactcaaataataatatatgatactataaaatataaattaacataattattattaaatatattataattaaaatatataatttaataaaattcttaataattaatattcttatatgaatttactcaaatcataatatatgatactataaaagataatttaacataattattattaaatatatcttaattaaaatatataatttaataaaattcttaataattaatattcttatatgaatttactcaaatcataatatattatactataaaagataatttgaaataattaatattaaatatattttaattaaaatatatgatttaataaaatttaaaataattataactaataaaatttaataagtgagtaagaattgaactctaaaaataaaaaaaacataaccatatagaattgaactctaaaaataaaaaaaaacataaccatATTGAATTATCATCAACAACTCGATTGAATTTACAACAATTCTGAATTAAATGGAAGTACTGCCTCAATATCTCACttcaactaaaaatataaagtaaGAATTCAATAgaagaaattcaagccgataCAATATCTCTTTCACCCTGCTCTCAACTCCAATTGGCCTTCCATGAAACCAATTCTTCACTTCAAACAAAATAGCTCATCAATCTAGCAGGAAAACGAATACTGTCCAAAGTTGCCATTGGAAATAACCTTCAACTTCATGTGTCCATTCAAGTTAAGGGAAAAAGCAATCTCTGCCAATTCtggatttatatgatgcattgataaATCAGGAAAAACAATCTTTCTGACTCCTAATCACACCAAAAGGAGAAGGGGAGAGTAGCTACTTGAAATGGTACATTTTAAAGTTGCAGtaacaaggaaataagatttgTCACTTTAACTTACAAGGAAATTAACAAGTATGATAGATAATATTCCCAAGTAAACACATATAAAAGTGAACATGCTAGTGTGGCATAGGCAAACACGAAAAACTAGAGAGGAAGTCAATGATTATATACTTACAGTAGATAAAGATTGATTCAATCAATTCAGGAGAGAAAAAGAGTGCAGTGGCTTATGTATTAAGAGTTTTTCAAGCAACCAGATGAACCTGAAATTAGCATTTCTTTTAGGATACAGAGTGAAAAAATGAAGAGATGGTTAAGAAAATGTCAACCACATAGATTTGCATAAGCAAGCCGCAGTGTGCAATCCTCCCAATAGAGGCCTGAGCTCCCCTTTGAAATTTCTTCCCTTGGGTTCTGATTGCAATTTAAAATGacaacaaaatcatcatcaatcactATCCTAAATATCCTGGGACACAAAAATAAACCTTTGCAATTACCATCAGAGTCAATGTATGTAATTGCGGTACGTTTGTCGACTGGGTTGAATGGAAGAAAGTGAACCTCTTTGATGTTTGCACGAGCCTGAATATGCAAGGTTTCTTTCATTATTTGACATGAACATCTAAAAGAATCAAATGAAAAAGAGAACCTTGAAATTGAACATTTTTTTTGTTGTATTACCTCCTTCGGGTCTGCAACCATGTTAATGATGGCTGCATCAATAGCATCCTGATTTTCCAGTCTGGAGGCTCTTGCTGCTAGCAGAACAACCAAGTCTTTGTCCATATTTTTGCTAAAAACCTTAAGAAAAAGGTGAACATGGCTATTTAACCTTTATCTGAAAATTGAGTCATTGCAAGAACTAGGAGTTTCAAATTTTTGAAGTCCAGCTATTGTACCTCAACAAGGTTCCGATCAACGGTTAGACGATTCAAGGTCAGAGTTCCAGTTTTGTCACTACATAGAACATCCATTCCAGCCATTTCTTCAATTGCAGTCATCCTTTTAGTAATGGCACCCTAAAAAAACAAACCAAACAATAGATTTGTAAACAACGTAGAATAAGTATTTCAGTTTGTCATTGTGCTGTTTTGGATGTTTTAGCTTATTTTTACTGGAAAATGATGTGCATGGAATAAGAGTTGTACCTGTTGAGACAGTCGATGAGAACCGATTGCAAGAGTAACAGATAATACAG contains the following coding sequences:
- the LOC121214701 gene encoding plasma membrane ATPase 2-like, with amino-acid sequence MTAIEEMAGMDVLCSDKTGTLTLNRLTVDRNLVEVFSKNMDKDLVVLLAARASRLENQDAIDAAIINMVADPKEARANIKEVHFLPFNPVDKRTAITYIDSDEPKGRNFKGELRPLLGGLHTAACLCKSMWLTFS
- the LOC107910637 gene encoding RNA-binding protein 38 isoform X1 yields the protein MKKYFEQFGDILEAVVITDKATGRSKGYGFVTFREPDAAMRACVDAAPVIDGRRANCNLASLGVQRSKPSTPKHGRNFRVMSTFQTGFGGGVGTATAFASAATFPPHYAIQQGIPCNVYGYSSYSPDYSNYPTSYYNVYGGATAQFPMYGAGPGGLITGTGTTFYPYLQFGEGTGGGATAYSSGQGYGLQYPHHLFQFSTGSYPQHYGAPMSLAPTPPLQSGVTMPLHAPAIPHR
- the LOC107910637 gene encoding RNA-binding protein 38 isoform X2; translated protein: MKKYFEQFGDILEAVVITDKATGRSKGYGFVTFREPDAAMRACVDAAPVIDGRRANCNLASLGVQRSKPSTPKHGRNFRVMSTFQTGFGGGVGTATAFASAATFPPHYAIQQGIPCNVYGYSSYSPDYSNYPTSYYNVYGGATAQFPMYGAGPGGLITGTGTTFYPYLQFGEGTGGGATAYSSGQGYGLQYPHHLFQFSTGSYPQHYGAPMSLAPTPPLQSVCFANPQA